A part of Triplophysa dalaica isolate WHDGS20190420 chromosome 17, ASM1584641v1, whole genome shotgun sequence genomic DNA contains:
- the LOC130439454 gene encoding serine/threonine-protein kinase pim-3-like: MLGKTEINSWLYEIGNQLGQGGFGTVYEGTRLSDGLKVAVKYVVKDEDTDYISIPGYDEPIPREVALLTLASKGNAQEIIQLLDWQDFEKNYIMVLERFTPCEEVGGLVKRYGDPDTVKVKLIDFGCGDLLKTSTYRNYMGTRNYTCPEFVETGKYKGNPATVYSLGVLLFIMVCGVFPNYNDLYQMNEKVWCEDGLTTECCSLIQNNPEERLLLENILEHVWFHCDFITAIKCSF, translated from the exons ATGTTGGGCAAAACAG AAATCAACTCCTGGCTGTATGAGATTGGGAATCAGCTGGGTCAAGGAGGATTTGGGACCGTGTATGAAGGCACCCGCCTCAGCGACGGCTTGAAG GTGGCAGTGAAATACGTCGTCAAGGACGAGGACACAGATTACATCAGCATC CCGGGTTATGATGAACCCATTCCTAGAGAGGTCGCTCTTCTGACTCTCGCCAGTAAGGGAAATGCTCAAGAGATCATTCAGCTTCTTGACTGGCAGGACTTTGAGAAGAATTACATCATGGTCCTGGAGCGCTTCACTCCCTGTGAGGAGGTGGGCGGTTTGGTCAAGCGTTATGGAGACCCAGACACAGTTAAGGTCAAATTAATTGACTTTGGGTGCGGCGACCTCCTAAAAACATCCACCTACAGGAATTATATGG GCACAAGAAATTACACCTGCCCTGAATTCGTTGAAACGGGCAAGTACAAGGGAAATCCAGCGACGGTGTACTCACTGGGAGTTCTCTTGTTTATCATGGTCTGCGGGGTGTTTCCAAACTATAATGACCTGTACCAGATGAATGAGAAGGTGTGGTGTGAGGACGGCTTGACCACAG AATGCTGCAGTTTAATTCAGAATAATCCAGAAGAACGTTTGCTTCTGGAAAACATCCTCGAGCACGTCTGGTTTCACTGCGATTTCATTACAGccattaaatgctcattttaa